The following proteins come from a genomic window of Yinghuangia sp. ASG 101:
- a CDS encoding adenylosuccinate synthase — MPALVLVGAQWGDEGKGKATDLLGGSVDYVVRYQGGNNAGHTVVVGDQKYALHLLPSGILTPGCTPVIGNGVVVDPGVLLQEIHTLRDRGVDTSKLLISGNAHLITPYHRTLDKVTERFLGKRKIGTTGRGIGPAYADKINRVGIRVQDLFDPGILQQKVESALRDKNQMLVKMFNRRELSVQAVVEEYLGYADAVKDYVADTTYILNNALDEGKVVLLEGGQGTLLDVDHGTYPFVTSSNPTAGGACAGSGIGPTKISRVIGILKAYTTRVGSGPFPTELLDDDGEKLRTIGHEFGVTTGRDRRCGWFDAVIARYAVRVNGLTDFFLTKLDVLTGWERIPVCVAYEIDGVRHDEMPLSQSDFHHAKPVYEMLPGWSEDLTGAKSLDDLPKNARAYVKALEEMSGAPISAIGVGPGRDQTIAVRSFLDR; from the coding sequence ATGCCCGCACTCGTGCTCGTCGGTGCCCAATGGGGAGACGAGGGCAAGGGGAAGGCCACCGACCTGCTCGGCGGTTCGGTCGACTACGTGGTCCGCTACCAGGGCGGCAACAACGCCGGCCACACGGTGGTCGTCGGGGACCAGAAGTACGCGCTGCACCTTCTGCCCTCCGGCATCCTCACACCGGGGTGCACCCCGGTCATCGGCAACGGGGTCGTCGTCGACCCCGGTGTGCTGCTTCAGGAGATCCACACGCTGCGGGACCGCGGCGTCGACACGTCGAAGCTCCTGATCTCCGGCAACGCCCACCTCATCACGCCCTACCACCGCACCCTCGACAAGGTGACGGAACGGTTCCTCGGCAAGCGGAAGATCGGCACCACGGGCCGGGGCATCGGACCCGCGTACGCGGACAAGATCAACCGCGTCGGGATCCGCGTCCAGGACCTGTTCGACCCCGGCATTCTGCAGCAGAAGGTCGAGAGCGCGCTGCGCGACAAGAACCAGATGCTGGTCAAGATGTTCAACCGGCGCGAGCTGTCGGTGCAGGCGGTCGTGGAGGAGTACCTCGGGTACGCCGACGCGGTCAAGGACTACGTCGCCGACACGACGTACATCCTCAACAACGCGCTCGACGAGGGCAAGGTCGTCCTGCTGGAGGGCGGCCAGGGGACGCTGCTGGACGTCGACCACGGCACGTATCCGTTCGTCACGTCGTCGAACCCGACGGCCGGCGGCGCGTGTGCCGGGTCGGGCATCGGGCCGACCAAGATCAGCCGCGTCATCGGCATCCTCAAGGCGTACACCACGCGCGTCGGCTCGGGGCCGTTCCCGACCGAGCTGCTGGACGACGACGGCGAGAAGCTGCGCACGATCGGGCACGAGTTCGGCGTGACCACCGGCCGCGACCGGCGCTGCGGCTGGTTCGACGCGGTGATCGCGCGGTACGCGGTGCGCGTCAACGGGCTGACCGACTTCTTCCTGACCAAGCTGGACGTGCTGACCGGCTGGGAGCGGATCCCCGTCTGCGTCGCGTACGAGATCGACGGTGTGCGGCACGACGAAATGCCGCTGTCGCAGTCCGACTTCCACCACGCCAAGCCGGTGTACGAGATGCTGCCGGGCTGGTCGGAGGACCTGACCGGTGCCAAGAGCCTGGACGACCTGCCCAAGAACGCCCGGGCCTACGTCAAGGCGCTCGAAGAGATGTCCGGCGCCCCGATCTCCGCGATCGGCGTCGGGCCGGGCCGCGACCAGACGATCGCCGTACGGTCGTTCCTGGACCGGTAG
- a CDS encoding diacylglycerol kinase family protein yields MSAERALLVITDPAARSVDGESVRVALDVLRAAAPAKIVVPADSAELERALARRGRRRVVVVAGDGGVHSVVRLLERGGELAETPLGVVPVAARPGADNALAAALGLPAEPAKAARVALGGHDRALDLLLDDLGGVALRSVRIGNGVRAVRPASLAGPAARKTLRQMWDVAVHSVSSAVGPAGHRLRVEADGAVLADTDRPLFSVHVGCDDRGNSPAESGTSAEPPTAVVQERSVGTDGPEPSGATRTQPAPATGTASVLVTGYAAAGRFGLPAQTRGTERASDDAAAHGLVEVRAREITVCGDDFTYEADAMATGPVRLRTWTVRAAGWRLYVPEAAAR; encoded by the coding sequence GTGTCGGCCGAGCGTGCGCTGCTCGTGATCACAGACCCCGCGGCACGCTCGGTGGACGGCGAGTCGGTACGGGTCGCGCTGGACGTATTGCGGGCCGCAGCCCCCGCCAAAATCGTGGTTCCCGCCGATTCCGCGGAGCTGGAACGGGCCCTCGCCCGGCGCGGCCGTCGGCGTGTCGTGGTGGTCGCCGGCGACGGCGGCGTGCACTCCGTGGTCCGCCTCCTGGAGCGCGGCGGCGAGCTTGCCGAGACCCCGCTCGGGGTCGTCCCGGTCGCCGCGCGCCCGGGCGCCGACAACGCCCTCGCGGCGGCGCTCGGACTGCCCGCGGAGCCCGCCAAGGCCGCCCGAGTCGCGCTCGGCGGCCACGACCGCGCGCTGGACCTGCTGCTCGACGACCTCGGCGGCGTGGCGCTGCGCTCGGTCCGCATCGGCAACGGTGTCCGCGCGGTCCGTCCCGCGTCGCTCGCCGGCCCCGCGGCCCGCAAGACGCTGCGTCAGATGTGGGACGTCGCGGTCCACTCGGTGTCCTCGGCGGTCGGCCCGGCCGGGCACCGGCTGCGCGTCGAGGCCGACGGCGCGGTGCTGGCCGATACCGACCGCCCGCTGTTCTCGGTGCACGTCGGCTGCGACGACCGCGGCAACAGCCCGGCGGAGTCGGGCACTTCGGCGGAACCGCCGACGGCGGTCGTGCAGGAACGGTCCGTCGGCACCGACGGACCGGAGCCCTCCGGCGCCACCCGCACCCAGCCCGCCCCCGCGACCGGGACGGCGAGCGTCCTGGTCACCGGCTACGCGGCGGCGGGCCGCTTCGGGCTCCCCGCCCAGACGCGCGGCACCGAGCGCGCGTCCGACGACGCCGCCGCACACGGGCTGGTCGAGGTGCGCGCCCGCGAGATCACCGTCTGCGGCGACGACTTCACCTACGAGGCCGACGCGATGGCCACCGGCCCGGTGCGGCTGCGCACCTGGACGGTGCGCGCGGCGGGCTGGCGCCTGTATGTGCCGGAGGCGGCGGCGCGCTGA
- a CDS encoding DUF3151 domain-containing protein, translated as MTIDQNLFGGPDPTLLPDEPEPRALLASGTDPAEVAAKYPTSSAAWAALADRAFAAGETVASYAYARTGYHRGLDALRKAGWRGHGPVPWEHAPNQGFLRALHALARAAGAIGEEEEQVRCTLFLRESSKAAADALEG; from the coding sequence ATGACGATCGACCAGAACCTCTTCGGCGGTCCCGACCCGACCCTGCTCCCCGACGAGCCGGAGCCCCGCGCGCTCCTCGCCTCGGGCACCGACCCGGCCGAAGTCGCGGCGAAGTACCCCACCTCCTCGGCCGCGTGGGCCGCGCTCGCCGACCGCGCGTTCGCCGCGGGCGAGACCGTCGCGTCGTACGCGTACGCGCGCACCGGCTACCACCGCGGCCTCGACGCGCTGCGCAAGGCGGGCTGGCGCGGGCACGGCCCGGTGCCGTGGGAGCACGCGCCCAACCAGGGCTTCCTGCGCGCCCTGCACGCGCTCGCGCGCGCCGCGGGAGCGATCGGCGAGGAGGAGGAGCAGGTGCGCTGCACGTTGTTCCTGCGCGAGAGCAGCAAGGCCGCGGCCGACGCGCTGGAGGGCTGA
- the fbaA gene encoding class II fructose-bisphosphate aldolase, with amino-acid sequence MPIATPEVYAEMLDRAKAGRFAYPAINVTSSQTLNAALRGFAEAESDGIIQVSTGGAEFLSGTTVKDMVTGSVAFAEFAKVVAEKYSVNIALHTDHCPKDKLDGFMRPLVDISAERVKKGLDPLYQSHMWDGSAVPLDENLTIAQELIVKCAAARIVMEVEIGVVGGEEDGVDNEINDKLYTTPEDALKTVEALGLGEKGRYMLAATFGNVHGVYKPGNVVLRPSILKDIQDAVAAKHGKDRPFDLVFHGGSGSLLEEIREALDYGVVKMNVDTDTQYAFTRPIVDHVMRNYDGVLKIDGEVGNKKQYDPRSYGKAAETSMAERVVVACQDLRSAGTRLK; translated from the coding sequence ATGCCCATCGCAACTCCCGAGGTCTACGCCGAGATGCTCGACCGCGCGAAGGCCGGTCGGTTCGCCTACCCCGCGATCAACGTGACCTCGTCCCAGACCCTGAACGCCGCCCTGCGCGGCTTCGCCGAGGCGGAGAGCGACGGCATCATCCAGGTGTCCACCGGCGGCGCGGAGTTCCTGTCCGGCACCACGGTCAAGGACATGGTCACCGGCTCGGTCGCCTTCGCCGAGTTCGCGAAGGTGGTCGCCGAGAAGTACTCGGTCAACATCGCCCTGCACACCGACCACTGCCCCAAGGACAAGCTGGACGGCTTCATGCGTCCGCTCGTCGACATCTCCGCGGAGCGCGTCAAGAAGGGCCTCGACCCGCTCTACCAGTCGCACATGTGGGACGGCTCGGCCGTGCCGCTCGACGAGAACCTGACGATCGCGCAGGAGCTGATCGTCAAGTGCGCCGCCGCGCGCATCGTCATGGAGGTCGAGATCGGCGTCGTCGGCGGCGAGGAGGACGGCGTCGACAACGAGATCAACGACAAGCTCTACACGACCCCCGAGGACGCGCTCAAGACCGTCGAGGCGCTCGGCCTCGGCGAGAAGGGCCGCTACATGCTGGCGGCCACCTTCGGCAACGTGCACGGCGTCTACAAGCCCGGCAACGTCGTGCTGCGCCCGTCGATCCTCAAGGACATCCAGGACGCGGTCGCCGCGAAGCACGGCAAGGACCGCCCGTTCGACCTGGTGTTCCACGGCGGTTCGGGCTCGCTGCTGGAGGAGATCCGCGAGGCGCTCGACTACGGCGTGGTGAAGATGAACGTCGACACCGACACGCAGTACGCCTTCACCCGCCCGATCGTCGACCACGTGATGCGCAACTACGACGGCGTCCTCAAGATCGACGGCGAGGTCGGCAACAAGAAGCAGTACGACCCGCGTTCGTACGGCAAGGCGGCCGAGACGTCGATGGCCGAGCGCGTCGTCGTCGCGTGCCAGGACCTGCGCTCGGCGGGTACGCGCCTGAAGTGA
- a CDS encoding FAD-dependent oxidoreductase, with amino-acid sequence MERLVVIGGDAAGGATAAQARRRRGADDLEIVVVERGPYTSYSACGVPYWVGGLVAGPDALIARSPEEHRRRGLDVRLDTEAEGIDLDKREVEVRDTATGAAHRIGFDHLVLATGATPVRPPIPGIDAPGVYGVQTLDDGRALIDGFAPARTRAVVIGGGYIGIEMAEAMKQRGLAVTVLDRGAQPMSTLDPDMGVLVHTQMEALGIDVVTGADIQGIETAPDGRVRAVVTSDAEYPADVVVLGTGVRPATELARAAGLPLGDSGGIRTDLRMRVWGDDARHAGVWAAGDCVEVLNLVSGRFQHIPLGTHANKQGRVAGMNIGGDYATFPGVVGTAVSKVCDLEIGRTGLREKDAEAAGFAYETAVIESTGRAGYYPGADTMTVKMIAERVSGRLLGVQIVGRDGAAKRIDTAAVALTARMTAEDVTALDLGYAPPFSPVWDPILVAARKVAGKVAGPAL; translated from the coding sequence ATGGAACGACTGGTGGTCATCGGCGGCGACGCGGCGGGCGGCGCGACCGCCGCGCAGGCCCGGCGCCGCAGGGGCGCCGACGACCTGGAGATCGTGGTCGTTGAGCGCGGCCCGTACACGTCGTACTCCGCCTGCGGCGTCCCCTATTGGGTCGGCGGCCTGGTCGCCGGGCCCGACGCGCTCATCGCCCGGTCACCCGAGGAACACCGCAGGCGCGGCCTCGACGTGCGGCTCGACACCGAGGCCGAGGGCATCGACCTGGACAAGCGCGAGGTCGAGGTGCGCGACACCGCGACCGGCGCCGCCCACCGCATCGGCTTCGACCACCTGGTCCTGGCGACCGGCGCCACCCCGGTCCGGCCGCCGATCCCCGGCATCGACGCCCCGGGGGTGTACGGCGTGCAGACCCTCGACGACGGCCGCGCCCTCATCGACGGGTTCGCCCCGGCGCGTACCCGGGCCGTCGTCATCGGCGGCGGCTACATCGGCATCGAGATGGCCGAGGCGATGAAGCAGCGCGGCCTCGCGGTGACCGTCCTGGACCGCGGCGCGCAGCCGATGTCCACACTCGACCCCGACATGGGCGTCCTGGTGCACACCCAGATGGAGGCGCTGGGCATCGACGTCGTCACCGGCGCCGACATCCAGGGCATCGAGACGGCCCCCGACGGGCGCGTGCGGGCCGTGGTCACGTCGGACGCGGAGTACCCGGCCGACGTCGTGGTGCTCGGCACCGGCGTACGCCCGGCCACCGAACTCGCCCGCGCCGCCGGGCTCCCGCTCGGCGACAGCGGCGGCATCCGCACCGACCTGCGGATGCGCGTGTGGGGCGACGACGCGCGGCACGCCGGAGTCTGGGCCGCCGGCGACTGCGTCGAGGTGCTGAACCTGGTGTCCGGCCGGTTCCAGCACATCCCCCTCGGCACCCACGCCAACAAGCAGGGCCGAGTGGCCGGCATGAACATCGGCGGTGACTACGCGACCTTTCCGGGAGTGGTCGGCACGGCGGTGAGCAAGGTCTGCGACCTGGAGATCGGCCGGACCGGACTGCGCGAGAAGGACGCCGAGGCGGCCGGCTTCGCGTACGAGACCGCGGTGATCGAATCGACCGGCCGCGCCGGCTACTACCCGGGCGCGGACACGATGACGGTGAAGATGATCGCCGAGCGCGTCAGCGGTCGGCTGCTCGGCGTGCAGATCGTCGGACGCGACGGCGCGGCCAAGCGCATCGACACCGCCGCGGTCGCGCTGACCGCGCGCATGACCGCCGAGGACGTCACCGCACTCGACCTCGGCTACGCGCCGCCGTTCTCGCCCGTGTGGGACCCCATCCTCGTCGCCGCGCGCAAGGTCGCGGGCAAGGTCGCGGGGCCCGCGCTCTGA
- a CDS encoding DedA family protein, with amino-acid sequence MDSLAVNVLDATSVISTFGLIGILAIIFAETGLLVGFFFPGDSMLFLAGVAASSSAEKVVGTTLPLTWLLIGAPLCAIAGAQLGHLIGTKAGPKMFNKPNSKLFKKEYVEKAEHYFEKFGPAKAVVLARFIPIVRTFLNPVAGVLEMPARKFFVWNVVGGVVWTVGIILAGYFLGDAIGDSIDKYLLPGIAVIVVISLLPIIIEVFRERRAKKRGDGPSADRAEEPVAQNSN; translated from the coding sequence GTGGATTCCCTCGCTGTGAACGTGCTCGATGCCACGTCCGTCATTTCGACATTCGGACTCATCGGCATCCTCGCCATCATCTTCGCGGAAACCGGCCTTCTCGTCGGATTCTTCTTCCCGGGCGACTCGATGCTCTTCCTGGCCGGAGTCGCGGCCTCCAGCTCGGCCGAGAAGGTCGTCGGCACGACGCTGCCGCTGACCTGGCTGCTCATCGGCGCGCCGCTGTGCGCGATCGCCGGCGCCCAGCTCGGCCACCTCATCGGGACCAAGGCCGGTCCCAAAATGTTCAACAAACCGAATTCAAAGCTTTTCAAAAAAGAGTACGTGGAGAAGGCCGAACACTACTTCGAGAAGTTCGGCCCGGCGAAGGCCGTGGTGCTCGCCCGGTTCATTCCGATTGTGCGGACCTTCCTGAACCCGGTCGCGGGCGTGCTGGAGATGCCGGCCCGGAAGTTCTTCGTGTGGAACGTCGTCGGCGGCGTCGTCTGGACGGTCGGCATCATCCTGGCCGGCTACTTCCTCGGCGACGCGATCGGCGACAGCATCGACAAGTACCTGCTGCCGGGCATCGCGGTCATCGTCGTGATCTCGCTGCTGCCGATCATCATCGAGGTCTTCCGCGAGCGGCGGGCGAAGAAGCGCGGCGACGGCCCGTCCGCCGACCGCGCCGAGGAGCCGGTCGCGCAGAACAGCAACTGA
- the pyrE gene encoding orotate phosphoribosyltransferase produces MSADRDALLAQIKDKAVVHGRVTLSSGKEADYYVDLRRVTLDAEAAPLVGSVMLDATAGLDYDAVGGLTLGADPVAAAMLHTASARGRRLDAFVVRKTGKAHGLQRRIEGPDVAGRRVLAVEDTSTTGGSVLAAVEALREAGADVVGVAVIVERGAAPAIEAAGLPYVTAYTLDDLGLG; encoded by the coding sequence ATGAGCGCCGACCGTGATGCCCTACTCGCCCAGATCAAGGACAAGGCCGTCGTGCACGGCCGGGTCACCCTCTCGTCCGGCAAAGAGGCCGACTACTACGTCGACCTGCGCCGCGTGACGCTGGACGCCGAGGCCGCCCCGCTGGTCGGCTCCGTGATGCTCGACGCGACCGCCGGGCTCGACTACGACGCGGTCGGCGGGCTCACCCTCGGCGCGGACCCGGTGGCCGCCGCCATGCTGCACACGGCCTCGGCGCGGGGCCGCCGGCTCGACGCGTTCGTCGTCCGCAAGACGGGCAAGGCGCACGGCCTGCAGCGCCGCATCGAAGGCCCGGACGTGGCGGGACGCCGCGTGCTCGCGGTCGAGGACACCTCCACCACCGGAGGCTCGGTGCTCGCGGCGGTTGAGGCCCTGCGCGAGGCGGGCGCCGACGTCGTCGGGGTGGCGGTCATCGTGGAGCGCGGCGCGGCCCCCGCGATCGAGGCCGCCGGGCTGCCGTACGTCACCGCGTACACCCTGGACGACCTCGGCCTCGGCTGA
- a CDS encoding SRPBCC domain-containing protein, with protein sequence MAYEVVVPIPVRLVWGVFHDPARLAGCVPGLTNDAPPRNGGEGPQLTGRLRLRAGGTTVTYKGTLAVTEAEDLPLAIVVAAEGVEARGDAPIKAVLTIRLDDEASSTRLVFDGSMTAQGRTAELSPDQLAAAWRRLADRFTAALTEELAPVRDQEVPEPVPVRRAGARSSSASSARPVVVPAPGPEPVRGTPLLRRIGPPAAMVVGALLIGRAFRRRRSG encoded by the coding sequence ATGGCGTACGAGGTCGTGGTGCCGATTCCGGTCCGGCTCGTATGGGGTGTGTTCCACGACCCGGCCCGCCTGGCCGGGTGCGTTCCGGGGCTCACCAACGACGCACCCCCGCGCAACGGCGGCGAGGGCCCGCAGCTCACCGGGCGCCTGCGGCTGCGCGCCGGCGGGACGACGGTGACCTACAAGGGCACTCTCGCCGTCACCGAGGCCGAGGATCTGCCGCTGGCGATCGTGGTCGCCGCCGAAGGCGTCGAGGCGCGGGGCGACGCGCCGATCAAGGCGGTGCTGACGATCCGGCTGGACGACGAAGCCTCGTCCACACGCCTGGTGTTCGACGGCTCGATGACCGCGCAGGGCCGCACCGCCGAGCTGTCGCCCGACCAACTCGCCGCCGCCTGGCGGCGCTTGGCGGACCGCTTCACCGCCGCGCTCACCGAGGAGCTCGCTCCCGTCCGCGACCAGGAGGTCCCCGAACCGGTCCCGGTACGCCGGGCCGGCGCCCGCTCGTCGTCCGCGTCGAGCGCCCGCCCGGTCGTCGTCCCGGCCCCCGGTCCCGAACCGGTGCGCGGTACACCGCTGCTGCGCCGGATCGGCCCGCCCGCCGCGATGGTCGTCGGCGCGCTCCTCATCGGCCGCGCGTTCCGCCGCCGCAGGAGCGGGTGA
- a CDS encoding DUF2617 family protein, with product MHAELTTAYTDTRADALGWYLGLGPLRPLASRSLELGGVRLELCLLGASHQVLVHAPRGVCSETVACLGSARTPMPARAAQRVDGWDYEFTSLVEFLPGDRFDARVCALVTAVERHPGGMVGAYPGVPNAVTAITAERSGEGFGWSTWHTYPQEGRIVSTRSRAT from the coding sequence ATGCATGCCGAACTGACCACCGCGTACACCGATACCCGCGCCGACGCCCTGGGCTGGTACCTGGGGCTCGGCCCCTTACGCCCCCTCGCCTCGCGCTCGCTCGAACTGGGCGGCGTGCGTCTGGAGTTGTGCCTGCTGGGCGCCTCCCACCAAGTGCTCGTCCACGCTCCGCGCGGCGTGTGCTCGGAGACCGTGGCCTGCCTCGGCAGCGCGCGCACCCCGATGCCGGCGCGTGCCGCGCAGCGCGTCGACGGATGGGACTACGAGTTCACGTCGCTCGTCGAATTCCTGCCGGGCGACCGCTTCGACGCCCGCGTGTGCGCCCTCGTCACCGCCGTCGAGAGGCACCCGGGCGGGATGGTCGGCGCGTACCCCGGCGTGCCGAACGCGGTCACCGCCATCACCGCCGAACGATCGGGCGAGGGCTTCGGCTGGTCCACGTGGCACACGTATCCGCAGGAAGGGCGCATCGTCAGCACCCGCAGCCGGGCCACGTGA
- a CDS encoding pyridoxal phosphate-dependent aminotransferase, with the protein MGRPLLNRRLDGLGTTIFAEMSALAAKTGAINLGQGFPDTDGPDEIREIAVAALRDTGAHLNQYPPGPGLPDLRLAIAEHRRRFHGMHYDPDTEVLVTTGATEAIAAAVLALVEPGDEVVALEPYYDSYAACIAMAGGVRVGVPLRPPYFRLDRDALRAAITPRTRLLILNTPHNPTGTVLTRDELASVAELAVEHDLVVVTDEVYEHLVFDGEHVPLASLPGMRERTVTISSAGKTFSFTGWKIGWVCATPELVAAVRTTKQFLTYVSGGPFQPAVARALRLPDAYFTAFRDGMREKRDVLVAGLEAAGLTVYRPQGTYFVTTDITPLGFDDGLDFCRRLPELCGVVAVPEMVFFDDTPEARKIGRPLVRFAFCKREDVLAEAAKRLATLR; encoded by the coding sequence ATGGGCCGCCCGCTGCTGAACCGCCGTCTGGACGGCCTGGGTACGACGATCTTCGCCGAAATGTCCGCCTTGGCGGCGAAAACCGGTGCCATCAACCTCGGCCAGGGGTTCCCCGACACCGACGGCCCGGACGAGATCCGCGAGATCGCCGTCGCGGCGCTGCGCGACACGGGCGCCCACCTCAACCAGTACCCTCCCGGGCCCGGCCTGCCCGACCTGCGGCTCGCGATCGCCGAACACCGCCGGCGCTTCCACGGCATGCATTACGACCCGGATACCGAGGTCCTGGTGACCACCGGCGCCACCGAGGCGATCGCCGCGGCGGTGCTCGCGCTCGTCGAGCCCGGGGACGAGGTCGTCGCGCTGGAGCCGTACTACGACTCGTACGCGGCGTGCATCGCGATGGCCGGGGGCGTGCGCGTGGGCGTACCGCTGCGACCGCCGTACTTCCGGCTCGACCGGGACGCGTTGCGCGCCGCGATCACCCCGCGTACGCGCCTGCTCATCCTCAACACCCCGCACAACCCGACGGGTACCGTGCTCACCCGCGACGAGCTGGCCTCGGTCGCCGAACTCGCGGTCGAGCACGATCTGGTGGTGGTCACCGACGAGGTGTACGAGCACCTGGTCTTCGACGGCGAGCACGTCCCGCTCGCGTCGCTGCCGGGCATGCGGGAGCGTACGGTCACGATCAGTTCGGCGGGCAAGACGTTCTCGTTCACCGGCTGGAAGATCGGATGGGTGTGCGCGACACCGGAGTTGGTCGCGGCGGTGCGGACGACGAAGCAGTTCCTGACCTACGTCTCCGGCGGCCCGTTCCAGCCGGCGGTCGCCCGCGCGCTGCGGCTGCCGGACGCGTACTTCACGGCGTTCCGGGACGGGATGCGCGAGAAGCGCGACGTGCTCGTGGCGGGTCTGGAGGCCGCGGGGCTGACCGTGTACCGCCCGCAGGGCACGTACTTCGTCACGACCGACATCACCCCGCTCGGGTTCGACGACGGGCTGGACTTCTGCCGTCGGCTGCCGGAGCTGTGCGGCGTGGTCGCGGTCCCCGAGATGGTCTTCTTCGACGACACACCCGAGGCCCGGAAGATCGGCCGCCCGCTGGTGCGCTTCGCCTTCTGCAAGCGCGAGGACGTCTTGGCCGAGGCGGCAAAGCGCCTCGCGACGCTCCGCTGA
- a CDS encoding YbjN domain-containing protein, which translates to MSIDPSSVPRPNFVPAPPVLRPTQDLIKQVLTELQINHFVDEEGDVGAPWEGFRIYFMLKGENSEIYTVRMFLDREFDVTDKPRILEILDDWHRQYFWPKAYTHVHDDGRLRIIAEAQLDLEPGVNRELFVFTTRAWISTCISFSNWLTEQIPPADA; encoded by the coding sequence ATGAGCATCGACCCGTCCTCGGTCCCGAGGCCGAACTTCGTTCCCGCGCCGCCGGTCCTCCGGCCGACGCAGGATCTGATCAAGCAGGTCCTCACCGAGCTCCAGATCAACCACTTCGTCGACGAAGAGGGGGATGTCGGTGCGCCGTGGGAGGGCTTCCGCATCTACTTCATGCTCAAGGGCGAGAATTCCGAGATCTACACGGTCCGGATGTTCCTCGACCGCGAGTTCGACGTGACCGACAAGCCGCGCATCCTGGAGATCCTGGACGACTGGCACCGGCAGTACTTCTGGCCGAAGGCCTACACCCACGTCCACGACGACGGCCGCCTGCGGATCATCGCGGAGGCGCAGCTCGACCTCGAGCCGGGCGTCAACCGCGAGCTGTTCGTGTTCACGACCCGCGCGTGGATCAGCACGTGCATCTCGTTCTCGAACTGGCTCACGGAGCAGATCCCCCCGGCGGACGCCTGA